From the genome of Bacteroides sp. MSB163, one region includes:
- a CDS encoding class I SAM-dependent rRNA methyltransferase — MYKVYLKSGKEESLKRFHPWVFSGAIAHFDGEPEEGEVVEIYTSKKEFIAKGHFQIGSIAVRVLSFHQDEAIDSDFWKRKLSIAYEMRRSIGIAENPTNNTYRLVHGEGDNLPGLIIDIYARTAVMQAHSAGMHLDRMEIANALSEMMGDKIENIYYKSETTLPFKADLYPENGFLKGGSTDNVAMEYGLKFHIDWLKGQKTGFFVDQRENRALLERYANGRSVLNMFCYTGGFSVYGMRGNAELVHSVDSSAKAIDLTNKNVELNFPGDTRHAAFAEDAFKYLDRMGDQYDLIVLDPPAFAKHRDALRNALQGYRKLNVKAFEKIKPGGILFTFSCSQAVSKENFRTAVFTAAAMSGRSVRILHQLTQPADHPVSIYHPEGEYLKGLVLYVE; from the coding sequence ATGTACAAAGTATATCTCAAATCCGGCAAAGAAGAGTCATTAAAACGTTTCCATCCCTGGGTGTTTTCAGGTGCCATCGCTCATTTCGACGGTGAACCCGAAGAAGGTGAAGTAGTTGAAATCTACACTTCCAAGAAGGAATTCATAGCCAAGGGGCATTTCCAAATAGGCAGCATCGCCGTGCGCGTGCTTTCTTTTCATCAGGATGAAGCTATTGATTCTGATTTTTGGAAACGCAAACTTAGTATTGCCTATGAGATGCGTCGCAGCATTGGTATTGCTGAAAATCCGACTAATAACACTTACAGACTGGTACATGGCGAGGGAGATAACCTTCCCGGGTTGATCATTGATATTTATGCCCGCACGGCCGTAATGCAAGCACACTCTGCCGGTATGCACCTCGACCGCATGGAAATAGCCAATGCCCTAAGTGAAATGATGGGTGATAAAATAGAGAATATCTATTATAAATCAGAAACGACTCTCCCCTTCAAAGCCGACCTCTACCCTGAGAATGGCTTCCTGAAAGGTGGCAGCACGGATAATGTGGCAATGGAATATGGCTTAAAATTCCATATCGACTGGCTGAAAGGACAAAAGACGGGCTTCTTCGTGGATCAACGCGAGAACCGCGCACTGCTGGAACGCTATGCTAACGGACGTTCTGTGCTGAATATGTTCTGTTATACCGGTGGCTTCTCTGTTTATGGTATGCGTGGCAATGCCGAACTGGTACATTCTGTAGACAGTTCCGCCAAGGCTATTGACCTCACGAACAAGAATGTTGAACTGAATTTCCCCGGTGATACCCGCCATGCTGCCTTTGCCGAAGATGCTTTCAAATATCTGGATCGTATGGGCGACCAGTACGACCTGATAGTTCTGGATCCGCCTGCATTTGCCAAGCATCGCGATGCCCTGCGCAATGCGCTGCAAGGTTACCGCAAGCTGAATGTGAAAGCTTTCGAAAAGATCAAACCGGGCGGCATTCTATTCACCTTCTCCTGCTCACAAGCTGTCAGCAAGGAGAACTTCCGTACGGCGGTCTTTACGGCTGCTGCAATGTCAGGTCGCAGTGTGCGTATCCTGCACCAACTGACGCAGCCGGCTGACCATCCGGTAAGTATTTACCACCCCGAAGGAGAATACCTGAAAGGGTTGGTGCTGTATGTGGAATAA
- a CDS encoding nucleoside permease — protein MSIKVRLIIMNFLQFFVWGSWLISLGGYMGRELHFEGGQIGAIFATMGIASLIMPGIIGIIADKWFNAERLYGLCHIIGAACLFYASTATGYDQMYWAMLLNLLVYMPTLSLANTVSYNSLEQYKCDLIKDFPPIRVWGTIGFICAMWAVDLTGFKNSSAQLYVGGASALMLGLYAFTLPACKPAKTGNKSLLSSLGLDAFVLFKRKKMAIFFLFSMLLGAALQITNTYGDLFLGSFASIPEYADSFGVKHSVILLSISQMSETLFILAIPFFLRHFGIKQVMLISMFAWVFRFGLFGFGDPGSGLWMLILSMIVYGMAFDFFNISGSLFVEQETSSNIRASAQGLFFMMTNGLGAIIGGYASGAVVDAFSVYADGKLVSREWPEIWLIFAAYALVIGILFALVFKYKHQPEEAVNKK, from the coding sequence ATGAGTATAAAAGTTCGTTTGATTATCATGAACTTCCTGCAATTCTTCGTATGGGGGTCATGGTTAATTTCATTAGGAGGTTACATGGGTAGAGAACTACACTTCGAAGGAGGTCAAATCGGCGCAATCTTCGCAACCATGGGCATTGCCTCTCTAATTATGCCCGGCATCATTGGTATCATCGCTGATAAATGGTTCAATGCTGAACGTTTATACGGACTTTGCCACATTATAGGAGCCGCATGCCTTTTCTATGCCTCTACCGCTACGGGATATGACCAGATGTATTGGGCGATGTTACTCAATTTATTGGTATATATGCCTACTTTATCACTGGCCAATACAGTTTCGTACAATTCACTTGAACAATATAAGTGTGATCTGATCAAGGATTTCCCACCTATTCGCGTATGGGGAACCATTGGGTTTATCTGTGCGATGTGGGCAGTAGACCTTACCGGATTCAAGAATTCAAGCGCCCAACTTTATGTAGGTGGTGCATCTGCATTAATGCTGGGTCTGTATGCTTTCACTCTGCCGGCATGTAAACCTGCCAAGACCGGAAACAAATCACTGCTTTCTTCTTTAGGGCTGGATGCATTTGTATTATTCAAAAGAAAGAAAATGGCTATTTTCTTCTTGTTTTCCATGCTTCTGGGAGCAGCGTTACAGATTACCAATACCTATGGTGATCTTTTTCTGGGTAGTTTTGCCAGTATTCCGGAATACGCAGATTCCTTTGGCGTGAAACATTCGGTTATCCTGCTATCCATCTCACAAATGTCCGAAACATTGTTTATTCTTGCCATACCTTTCTTCCTGAGACATTTCGGAATCAAGCAGGTAATGCTGATTAGTATGTTTGCATGGGTATTCCGGTTCGGATTGTTCGGCTTTGGAGATCCGGGATCCGGTTTGTGGATGTTAATCCTATCCATGATCGTTTATGGCATGGCATTCGATTTCTTCAACATTTCGGGTTCGTTGTTTGTTGAACAAGAAACCAGTTCCAATATCCGCGCCAGTGCCCAGGGGTTATTCTTTATGATGACCAACGGTTTGGGCGCCATTATTGGAGGATACGCCAGCGGTGCCGTGGTAGATGCTTTCTCTGTATATGCCGACGGCAAACTGGTAAGTCGTGAGTGGCCTGAAATTTGGCTTATTTTTGCTGCTTACGCCCTGGTCATCGGTATATTGTTTGCCTTGGTGTTCAAGTACAAGCACCAGCCGGAAGAAGCAGTAAATAAAAAGTAA
- a CDS encoding DUF4836 family protein: MKKSLFPRLALMAVVVALVSACSEKKFEYTNVIPANASTVVSINMKSLVDKAGLNDKENKEAQQKLTDAMKSGMNAATFQQVEMIMKDPKKSGIDVSAPLYVFNTETFPTTVIAKVSNEDDLHALLETLEKEKVCQPLASGDGFQFTQMGNQVFMAYTPSVLMLTNYKGTTQLEKIKQDIPALLKQTNENSIVSTAVFKKMQKMGGDIDAMLSPASLMGPYANMIKESDMPFNMKDLKMLGSLSFEKGKISMKYENFTESPELQALFDKQKKATCPIENTFLKYFPKSTLMYISAGINGEEFYNLLLENEQFQKNFSIAKANEVKELFGTFQKDMAMGLINFTMDNAPTFLMYASVKSATPVQLLYEKKNELGLKRGEDILKLGENEYVYKSRMLNIFFGVRNNSLYATNDEMLYKSIDKTVNPSIKDTEFASNIKGKNGAFVINTEAVLALPIVKMLSEYGGSQYATAFALVDKIAYVEATGNSNNDADMVIQLKDKNVNALKQIVNFIKGFAGI, from the coding sequence ATGAAGAAAAGTTTGTTTCCCCGTTTGGCGTTGATGGCTGTAGTGGTAGCTCTTGTCAGCGCATGTTCCGAGAAGAAGTTCGAATATACGAATGTTATTCCTGCCAATGCCTCTACGGTAGTCAGTATCAACATGAAATCATTGGTTGATAAAGCAGGGCTCAATGACAAGGAGAACAAAGAAGCGCAGCAAAAGCTGACGGATGCTATGAAGAGTGGCATGAATGCCGCAACATTCCAGCAAGTGGAAATGATAATGAAAGATCCGAAGAAATCGGGAATCGATGTATCGGCACCTTTATACGTTTTCAATACTGAGACATTTCCCACTACTGTAATTGCAAAAGTCAGCAACGAGGACGACCTGCACGCACTGCTGGAAACATTAGAGAAAGAGAAAGTTTGTCAGCCCCTGGCAAGTGGAGATGGCTTTCAGTTCACGCAAATGGGTAATCAGGTATTCATGGCATACACTCCTTCAGTACTTATGCTAACTAATTACAAAGGTACTACCCAACTTGAAAAAATCAAGCAAGATATTCCTGCACTGTTGAAACAGACCAATGAAAACAGTATTGTTTCAACTGCCGTTTTCAAGAAAATGCAGAAAATGGGTGGAGATATCGATGCTATGCTCTCTCCGGCAAGCCTGATGGGTCCTTACGCCAATATGATCAAAGAAAGTGATATGCCTTTTAACATGAAGGATCTAAAGATGCTGGGAAGTCTTTCTTTCGAAAAAGGTAAGATCAGCATGAAATATGAGAATTTCACTGAAAGTCCTGAACTGCAAGCCTTGTTCGATAAGCAAAAGAAAGCAACCTGCCCCATAGAGAATACTTTCCTGAAATATTTTCCGAAATCGACTCTGATGTATATCAGCGCAGGTATCAACGGAGAGGAATTCTATAACCTGCTACTGGAGAACGAGCAATTCCAAAAGAACTTCTCCATTGCCAAGGCCAATGAAGTAAAAGAGTTGTTCGGCACATTCCAGAAAGATATGGCAATGGGGCTGATAAACTTCACAATGGACAACGCTCCCACTTTCCTGATGTACGCCAGCGTAAAGAGTGCGACACCCGTACAATTACTGTATGAAAAGAAGAATGAACTGGGCTTGAAACGTGGAGAAGACATCCTGAAACTGGGTGAGAACGAATATGTATATAAGTCTAGAATGCTCAATATATTCTTTGGTGTCCGCAATAATAGCTTGTATGCTACGAATGACGAAATGTTGTATAAGAGCATAGATAAAACTGTTAATCCTTCAATCAAAGATACCGAATTTGCATCTAATATCAAAGGTAAGAATGGTGCTTTCGTTATTAATACAGAAGCGGTTCTCGCTTTGCCGATTGTGAAAATGCTGTCGGAATATGGTGGTTCACAATATGCAACGGCTTTTGCTCTGGTTGATAAGATAGCTTATGTAGAAGCAACCGGCAATTCCAATAATGATGCAGACATGGTCATTCAGCTGAAAGACAAGAATGTAAATGCATTGAAACAGATCGTAAACTTCATCAAAGGGTTTGCAGGCATCTAA
- a CDS encoding glycoside hydrolase produces MKNRILLTAALCMSMMAQITAQGYTSLREQIQLAGEWESSLGTCRLPGTTDENRLGERNRDTLVTYQLTRLYPYSGKVIYTREINIPESFRGKKLFLMMERTKPSTLWVDGDSIGSYGHLYAPHRYELPALAVGKHQLKIRIDNSPTSVPKEIQGSHAWTDATQTNWNGILGEFYIEAVPVSYIQSVQVYPEVDKKQALVIVEVDADKDGKAILDVNGYAWNTSDTHTLSPRQLAVQLKKGRNRIELPVNMGDKPLLWSEFHPALYKLNITLHAGKNRDSRMVDFGMRKFEVEGTQFVINGYKTFLRGKHDACVFPLTGYGPMDVASWQRVFRIAKQYGINHYRCHSFTPPRAALEAADIEGIYYQIELPLWGYIKRENTVLNDFLKREGDMLLEHFGNHPSFMMLGLGNELDVEIDVVREWLDDFRNRDNRHLYCFGSNNSLGWKGPQDGEDFFVTCRVGGGDGYTTHVRASFAYVDAEKGGILNNTRPATDKDYSGAIAHCSRPVVGHENCQFQIYPDYGQIEKYTGVLRPYNLEIFRDRLKENHLSSQAKTFHQATGHFSIECYKADMEYAFRTPGFGGFQLLDLQDYPGQGSALVGILDAFMDSKGIVAPETFYGFCAPLVPLALMKDHCWLNTQPLHIDVALSNYVEGDWNEPVRWSLVSDNGVWKRDRVLMTSIPQGKVGKAGSIDLSLSELKEAQRLTLTLTTGKYRNYYHLWVYPDETAESEGSVHVASFLNDDLRKRLESGASVLLIPDHDSIVAQSVGGMFTPDYWNYSMFKTISENAGKEVSPGTLSILTDPGHPLLKYFPTEYHSDWQWWSITRNSRPMILNATRGEYRPLIQVIDNIERNHKLGLVFEFAVGKGKLLVCMTDLQAIAGTPEGNQFRTSLLRYMESDAFHPTEQLAWKELDALFHTDINQRQIIGVKNESDYTVGGD; encoded by the coding sequence ATGAAAAACAGAATCTTATTGACTGCTGCGTTATGTATGAGCATGATGGCACAGATTACTGCACAAGGTTACACTTCTTTGCGGGAGCAAATCCAGTTAGCGGGAGAGTGGGAGAGTTCTTTAGGTACCTGTCGCCTGCCTGGTACGACAGATGAAAACCGACTGGGTGAAAGAAACCGGGATACATTGGTGACGTATCAGTTAACACGTCTCTATCCTTATAGTGGTAAGGTGATTTATACCCGTGAAATAAATATCCCTGAGAGTTTCCGGGGTAAGAAACTGTTTTTGATGATGGAGCGTACCAAACCGAGCACTTTGTGGGTAGATGGTGACAGCATCGGTAGCTATGGTCATCTGTATGCGCCTCACCGGTATGAGCTACCTGCCCTGGCAGTAGGAAAGCATCAGCTGAAAATCAGGATTGATAACTCACCGACTTCTGTCCCTAAAGAAATACAGGGCTCTCATGCCTGGACAGATGCTACGCAAACGAATTGGAACGGCATTCTGGGAGAATTTTATATCGAGGCAGTTCCTGTTTCTTATATTCAGTCGGTACAGGTATATCCGGAAGTGGATAAGAAACAAGCATTAGTTATAGTGGAAGTCGATGCGGACAAAGACGGAAAAGCGATACTGGATGTCAATGGATATGCCTGGAATACTTCTGACACACACACCTTGTCTCCCCGGCAACTTGCCGTGCAATTGAAGAAAGGACGAAACCGGATTGAGCTTCCTGTGAATATGGGTGATAAACCATTACTGTGGAGTGAATTTCATCCCGCACTTTACAAACTGAACATTACGCTCCATGCCGGGAAAAACCGGGATAGCCGGATGGTAGATTTCGGTATGCGCAAGTTTGAAGTGGAGGGTACGCAATTTGTGATAAATGGTTATAAAACTTTTTTGCGTGGGAAACATGATGCCTGTGTTTTTCCCCTGACCGGTTATGGTCCGATGGATGTAGCGTCCTGGCAGCGTGTATTCCGCATAGCTAAACAATACGGTATTAATCATTATCGCTGTCATTCTTTCACTCCGCCGCGTGCTGCGCTGGAGGCTGCCGATATCGAAGGTATCTATTATCAGATTGAGTTGCCTTTGTGGGGGTATATCAAGCGTGAAAATACGGTCCTGAACGATTTTCTGAAAAGGGAAGGGGACATGTTGCTGGAACACTTTGGGAATCACCCTTCATTTATGATGCTGGGTTTGGGTAATGAATTGGATGTGGAGATAGATGTGGTGCGTGAATGGCTCGATGATTTCCGCAATCGGGATAATCGTCATTTGTATTGCTTCGGTTCCAATAATAGCCTTGGTTGGAAAGGGCCGCAGGATGGAGAAGATTTCTTTGTGACCTGCCGTGTAGGCGGTGGAGATGGATATACGACTCATGTACGTGCTTCTTTTGCGTACGTAGATGCTGAGAAGGGTGGCATTTTGAATAATACGCGTCCGGCTACGGATAAAGACTATTCCGGTGCCATTGCGCACTGCTCCCGTCCTGTAGTGGGGCATGAAAACTGTCAGTTTCAAATCTATCCCGATTACGGTCAGATAGAGAAATATACCGGGGTGCTTCGTCCTTATAATCTTGAGATTTTTCGTGATCGTCTGAAAGAGAACCATCTTTCTTCTCAGGCAAAAACTTTTCACCAGGCTACCGGACACTTTTCCATTGAATGTTACAAGGCAGATATGGAATATGCTTTCCGTACTCCCGGTTTTGGTGGCTTCCAGTTGCTCGATTTGCAGGATTATCCCGGACAAGGTTCCGCATTAGTGGGTATTCTGGATGCTTTTATGGATAGTAAGGGTATCGTTGCTCCCGAAACTTTTTATGGTTTCTGTGCACCTCTTGTTCCTTTGGCATTGATGAAGGATCATTGTTGGCTGAATACTCAGCCGCTTCACATAGATGTTGCTCTTTCTAATTATGTGGAAGGCGATTGGAATGAGCCTGTCCGCTGGAGTTTAGTATCTGATAATGGGGTATGGAAACGTGATAGAGTACTCATGACCTCCATTCCTCAGGGCAAAGTAGGAAAGGCGGGCAGTATTGATCTTTCACTTTCCGAACTGAAAGAAGCTCAACGCCTGACACTGACATTGACCACCGGTAAGTATCGCAACTATTATCATCTTTGGGTATATCCTGATGAAACTGCCGAGTCGGAAGGTTCTGTTCATGTGGCTTCTTTCCTGAACGATGATCTGCGAAAAAGGTTGGAAAGCGGAGCGTCCGTTCTGTTGATTCCCGATCATGACAGTATTGTAGCACAGAGTGTTGGAGGAATGTTTACCCCTGATTACTGGAATTACTCCATGTTTAAGACTATTTCGGAAAATGCCGGAAAAGAAGTTTCTCCCGGTACACTTTCCATATTGACTGATCCCGGACATCCGTTATTGAAATACTTTCCGACTGAATATCACAGTGATTGGCAATGGTGGAGTATTACCCGTAATTCCCGTCCCATGATACTGAATGCAACCCGTGGTGAGTATCGTCCGCTTATTCAGGTGATCGATAACATTGAGCGCAACCATAAGCTGGGGCTGGTCTTTGAATTTGCTGTAGGAAAGGGAAAACTGTTAGTTTGCATGACCGATCTGCAAGCCATTGCAGGGACACCTGAAGGCAATCAGTTTCGTACATCCTTACTTCGGTATATGGAGTCTGATGCTTTTCACCCTACCGAACAGTTGGCCTGGAAAGAACTGGACGCACTCTTCCACACCGATATCAATCAAAGACAGATTATTGGGGTGAAGAATGAGTCGGATTATACAGTAGGAGGGGACTAG
- a CDS encoding DUF5063 domain-containing protein, with protein MKKESQVIFDRNVVEFVTVAAEFCKFLEQAETMKRDTFVDTSLKILPLLYLKAAMLPETEIIGDDAPESYVTEETYEVLRINLAGILAEKDDYLDVFIQDMVYSDQPIKKNISEDLADIYQAIKDFIFVFQLGLNETMNDSLAICQEQFKEYWGQTLVNTLRALHDVKYRQSDEDGPEEDDCDDDDCHCHGHHHHD; from the coding sequence ATGAAAAAAGAAAGCCAAGTGATATTCGACCGTAATGTAGTGGAATTCGTCACCGTAGCTGCTGAATTCTGCAAATTCCTGGAGCAGGCGGAAACGATGAAACGTGACACATTTGTCGATACCTCATTAAAGATACTTCCGTTGCTCTACCTCAAGGCGGCCATGTTGCCCGAAACAGAAATAATAGGCGACGACGCTCCTGAAAGCTACGTAACGGAAGAAACGTATGAAGTGCTCCGCATCAACCTTGCCGGGATTCTTGCTGAAAAAGATGATTATCTGGACGTGTTCATACAAGATATGGTTTATAGCGACCAGCCTATCAAGAAGAATATTTCCGAAGACCTGGCAGATATTTACCAGGCCATCAAAGATTTCATTTTCGTCTTCCAGTTGGGATTGAACGAAACAATGAACGACTCCCTGGCTATCTGTCAGGAACAATTCAAAGAATACTGGGGGCAAACCCTGGTAAACACACTTCGCGCATTGCACGACGTAAAATACCGCCAGTCTGACGAAGACGGACCGGAAGAAGATGATTGCGACGATGATGATTGCCACTGTCATGGACATCACCATCACGACTAA
- a CDS encoding 3'-5' exonuclease, with product MVIKKTIKKEDIKEMPKVLFPGRIHLVQTPWEAEKAVTYLKKYPLLGIDSETRPSFTKGQSHKVALLQVSSEEDCFLFRLNLTGLTLPIISLLESPSVTKVGLSLRDDFMMLHKRAPFEQRSCIELQEYVRMFGIQDKSLQKIYGILFGKKISKSQRLSNWEAEHLTEPQKQYAATDAWACLNIYNRLQELKVTGDYELEPDEPLTNQESLITNP from the coding sequence ATGGTTATTAAAAAAACGATTAAAAAGGAAGATATCAAAGAGATGCCCAAAGTACTCTTTCCGGGACGAATACATCTTGTACAAACCCCCTGGGAAGCGGAAAAAGCAGTGACTTATCTTAAGAAGTATCCTCTGTTGGGAATTGACAGCGAAACCCGCCCGTCATTCACCAAAGGGCAATCACATAAGGTAGCCTTACTGCAAGTATCCTCCGAAGAAGACTGTTTCCTTTTCCGCCTGAACCTTACCGGCCTGACGCTTCCGATTATTTCATTGCTGGAAAGTCCGTCAGTCACCAAAGTCGGCCTTTCGCTGCGTGACGACTTTATGATGCTGCATAAGCGCGCTCCTTTTGAACAACGTTCCTGCATCGAGTTGCAAGAATATGTCCGTATGTTCGGCATACAGGACAAGAGCCTGCAAAAAATCTATGGTATCCTGTTCGGTAAGAAAATATCCAAATCACAACGCCTCTCCAACTGGGAAGCTGAGCATCTGACCGAACCTCAAAAGCAGTATGCAGCTACCGATGCATGGGCATGCCTCAACATATACAACCGATTGCAGGAATTAAAAGTTACCGGTGACTATGAATTGGAACCGGATGAACCGCTTACCAACCAGGAATCATTAATCACTAACCCATAA
- a CDS encoding HigA family addiction module antitoxin: protein MTMLANELTPFCPTHPGEILKDEVEYRKISQRALARQMGISYSQLNEVLNGKRPVNTELALLFEAALGLDPEMLLNMQTRYNMQVARADQRTQDRWNEVRKLCASFL, encoded by the coding sequence ATGACTATGCTTGCAAATGAACTCACTCCGTTTTGCCCTACGCATCCCGGTGAAATATTAAAAGACGAAGTTGAATACCGGAAGATTTCTCAACGCGCCTTGGCACGCCAGATGGGAATTTCGTATTCACAATTGAATGAGGTGCTGAACGGTAAGCGCCCGGTTAATACGGAACTTGCTTTGCTTTTTGAAGCAGCTTTGGGGCTTGATCCTGAAATGTTGCTCAATATGCAGACGCGATATAATATGCAGGTGGCGCGTGCCGACCAGCGCACGCAAGATCGCTGGAATGAAGTACGTAAGTTGTGTGCATCGTTCCTTTGA
- a CDS encoding type II toxin-antitoxin system RelE/ParE family toxin: MLVTFDKEYLKELYVSGKCSDKKHRFQPDVIKRYKRCIDTLIASKNAESLYKHNSLNYEVLVGDKEGLSSIRVTSKYRIEFTVRVVADAETIISICNVIELSNHYK, from the coding sequence ATGTTAGTTACATTTGATAAAGAATATCTCAAGGAACTCTATGTTTCCGGTAAATGTAGTGATAAGAAACATCGTTTTCAGCCGGATGTGATAAAACGATATAAAAGGTGTATTGATACACTGATTGCATCGAAGAATGCTGAATCCTTATATAAGCACAACTCTTTGAATTACGAGGTTTTGGTGGGAGACAAGGAAGGGCTTTCTTCAATACGGGTAACTTCAAAATACCGCATAGAGTTTACTGTGAGAGTTGTAGCAGATGCTGAAACGATCATAAGTATATGTAATGTTATAGAATTGTCTAACCATTATAAATAA
- a CDS encoding bifunctional nuclease family protein: MDKKKKIELEVLNISNSQEQAGAYALVLGEVDGARQLPVIIGAAEAQAMLISLKGIVPPRPLTHNLFASCLEVLGVNMMRALIYRVDNGVFYSYIYLKADDAIIRMDARTSDAVAMALRMKAPIFIYEEILESEQLKTGKENVAPMGENPSPHEDEFFHGDTMEMLQKALQEAIANENYERAAHIRDEISKRKEQQ; the protein is encoded by the coding sequence ATGGATAAAAAGAAAAAAATAGAACTGGAAGTACTAAACATCTCCAACAGTCAGGAACAGGCAGGAGCTTATGCCCTCGTATTGGGAGAAGTGGACGGTGCCCGTCAATTACCGGTTATCATCGGTGCGGCAGAAGCACAAGCGATGTTAATCAGCCTGAAGGGAATTGTTCCACCACGCCCGTTGACCCACAACCTTTTCGCTTCATGTCTGGAAGTATTAGGGGTAAACATGATGCGTGCCCTTATCTACAGGGTAGACAACGGTGTATTCTATTCTTATATCTATCTGAAAGCAGACGATGCTATCATTCGTATGGACGCCCGTACATCGGATGCAGTCGCAATGGCTTTACGGATGAAAGCTCCGATCTTTATCTACGAAGAAATTCTGGAGTCGGAACAGCTTAAAACCGGAAAGGAAAACGTAGCTCCTATGGGAGAGAATCCTTCTCCACACGAAGATGAATTCTTCCATGGAGATACAATGGAAATGCTGCAAAAAGCTTTGCAGGAAGCTATAGCCAATGAGAATTACGAACGCGCCGCCCACATCAGGGATGAAATTTCCAAACGAAAAGAACAGCAATAA
- a CDS encoding 16S rRNA (uracil(1498)-N(3))-methyltransferase, which translates to MHVFYTPDIQTRAELPEEEAQHCVRVLRLNIGDQITLTDGKGNFYRAEISAATNKRCMVNILETIYQEPLWNGHLHIAIAPTKNMDRTEWFAEKATEIGFDELTFLNCRFSERKVIKTERISKILVSAIKQSLKARLPQLNEMTDFNKFITQPFKGQKFIAHCYEGEKPLLKDVFRKGEDALVLIGPEGDFSEEEVRKAIENGFTPISLGKSRLRTETAALVACHTLNLQNQ; encoded by the coding sequence ATGCACGTATTCTATACACCCGACATACAAACCCGTGCCGAACTTCCCGAAGAAGAAGCCCAGCACTGTGTCCGCGTACTGCGCCTTAATATCGGTGATCAGATTACGCTGACGGACGGTAAAGGTAATTTCTATCGCGCAGAGATCAGTGCCGCCACCAATAAACGCTGCATGGTAAACATCCTGGAAACCATTTATCAGGAACCTTTATGGAACGGACATCTGCACATTGCAATAGCCCCTACCAAAAATATGGACCGTACAGAATGGTTTGCAGAAAAAGCGACTGAGATAGGCTTCGATGAACTGACTTTCCTGAACTGTCGTTTCTCAGAACGGAAAGTCATCAAAACAGAACGTATCAGCAAGATATTGGTATCTGCCATCAAACAATCCCTCAAAGCACGTTTGCCACAACTGAACGAGATGACGGATTTCAATAAGTTCATCACACAGCCATTCAAAGGGCAAAAGTTCATTGCGCACTGTTACGAAGGAGAAAAGCCGCTGCTGAAAGATGTGTTCCGCAAAGGAGAAGATGCACTGGTATTGATAGGTCCGGAAGGGGATTTCAGTGAAGAAGAAGTACGAAAGGCTATAGAAAACGGCTTTACTCCCATCAGTCTGGGTAAGTCGAGGCTACGCACAGAGACGGCTGCTTTGGTGGCTTGCCATACACTGAACTTGCAAAATCAATGA